In Deferribacteraceae bacterium V6Fe1, one genomic interval encodes:
- the fsa gene encoding fructose-6-phosphate aldolase, translating to MQIFLDTANIEEIKEISSLGILDGVTTNPSLIAKEKKDFKSTIKAICDIVKGPVSAEVIATDYEGMIAEAEELVKISEFVVVKIPFTLDGLKATRYLSDKDIPVNMTLIFSPNQAVLACKAGARYISPFVGRLDDIGHDGMELAIQCQDIVDTYGYETEVIAASVRHPEHVLKIMENGIDIATLPHKVVMQMMKHPLTDIGIEKFLADWKNLNK from the coding sequence ATGCAAATTTTTTTAGATACTGCAAATATAGAAGAGATAAAAGAGATTAGCTCTCTTGGAATATTAGACGGTGTTACAACCAATCCAAGCCTTATAGCCAAAGAGAAAAAAGATTTCAAATCAACTATCAAGGCTATTTGTGATATAGTAAAAGGCCCTGTCAGTGCTGAAGTTATTGCAACAGATTATGAAGGGATGATTGCCGAGGCTGAAGAGCTTGTAAAGATAAGTGAATTTGTTGTTGTAAAAATCCCTTTTACTTTGGACGGGCTTAAGGCTACAAGATATTTATCTGACAAAGATATTCCCGTCAACATGACCCTTATTTTTTCTCCTAATCAGGCAGTTTTGGCCTGTAAGGCAGGGGCAAGATATATAAGTCCGTTTGTCGGAAGACTTGATGATATAGGTCATGACGGAATGGAGCTTGCCATACAGTGTCAGGATATCGTTGATACTTACGGATATGAAACGGAAGTAATTGCCGCAAGTGTCAGACACCCAGAGCACGTATTAAAAATCATGGAAAATGGCATTGACATAGCAACACTGCCACACAAAGTTGTAATGCAAATGATGAAGCACCCCCTTACAGATATTGGAATTGAAAAGTTTCTCGCTGATTGGAAAAATTTAAATAAATAA
- a CDS encoding YHS domain-containing protein, protein MIIKFLLTAFLIYITFTLFRNSKKLSGDKKDEIAAPPVELVKDPICETFVEMETPYKVKLYDNIYYFCSEECRDKFIAKNKKEG, encoded by the coding sequence ATGATTATTAAATTTCTACTAACTGCGTTTCTGATTTATATCACTTTTACCCTTTTCAGAAACAGTAAAAAGCTGTCCGGTGATAAAAAGGATGAAATAGCAGCCCCCCCCGTTGAGCTTGTAAAAGACCCGATTTGCGAAACTTTTGTTGAAATGGAAACTCCTTACAAGGTAAAATTATATGACAATATATATTATTTCTGCTCGGAAGAGTGTAGAGACAAATTTATAGCTAAAAATAAAAAGGAAGGTTAG
- a CDS encoding Jag N-terminal domain-containing protein, giving the protein MKYFEIEAQSIDEAVDKVVNEHKYPREFIEAEVIEEGSKGFLGIGRKNGLYKIKVNDYEYLKRKIKLTLTEILEKMDISNFRIEIVEDYPSCKFNIISDDSNILIGKTAQTLNALQHIIDKIFNLEDENDKQFIVDVENYRDRILTYLKEKATSLAANVLRTGKPAKMPPMVTMIRKEIHMSVKEIKGVKTESYGNGDIKTLYIVPEKGKKKRERR; this is encoded by the coding sequence ATGAAGTATTTTGAAATAGAAGCTCAATCAATTGATGAAGCTGTAGATAAAGTCGTCAATGAACATAAATACCCAAGAGAGTTTATTGAAGCTGAAGTAATAGAAGAGGGATCTAAAGGTTTTTTGGGAATAGGCAGAAAAAACGGACTATATAAAATAAAGGTCAACGATTACGAATATTTGAAAAGAAAAATCAAGTTAACTTTGACAGAGATACTTGAAAAGATGGATATTAGTAATTTTAGAATCGAAATAGTCGAAGATTATCCAAGCTGCAAATTCAACATAATCTCTGACGACTCCAACATATTAATTGGTAAAACAGCTCAGACTTTAAACGCACTGCAGCATATAATTGATAAGATTTTTAATTTAGAAGATGAAAATGACAAGCAATTTATTGTGGATGTGGAAAATTATAGAGACAGAATCCTGACTTACCTTAAGGAAAAAGCCACTTCACTTGCCGCAAATGTTCTAAGGACAGGCAAGCCGGCTAAAATGCCACCTATGGTTACAATGATAAGAAAAGAGATACATATGTCAGTTAAAGAAATTAAAGGTGTAAAGACTGAAAGTTACGGTAACGGCGACATAAAAACTCTTTACATTGTCCCTGAAAAAGGTAAAAAGAAGAGAGAGAGAAGATAA
- the yidC gene encoding membrane protein insertase YidC, with protein MDKRTLLAVVLSMAVLMIFQFIYKPAPVVIDNTSVDNVASVDKADSENLKADVVETQTKSLEGSHETAVKNFEVETDNLIVYFNENTGNINSVRIKNFEHAGIAPQFQAEKGDYLKVNTLNVKPTKSKIYNNGDKKIVEFDYEKNNVIVSRQYIIDQSYLITVKESLANISDSSIRLPYDVAIGPGLGQGFVDSKYLFSGPMAYDGKKVKQQKPNKIDKDIEVKDAEWLGYTSKYFAFIKVNTDVKNAIFKKYNDSAIVKSSAEIILNPKSKDEKSFILFVGPKKYDLLSSYGYDLEKSIDFGVFSFLAIPMLKVMNIFYGATKNYGWAIILLTIIIKIITYPLTYKSMSSMKKMKDLQPKMTEIKEKFKGDAQKMNAAMMELYKKHGVNPMGGCLPMLIQIPIFFALYKALLVSIELKGAPFIFWLADLSEKDPYYITPILMGASMFFQQKLTPAAGDPIQQKLFLFMPVIFTFMFLNFPSGLVIYWLTNNILSIGQQIIINKKTA; from the coding sequence ATGGATAAGAGGACGTTACTTGCCGTAGTACTCAGTATGGCTGTATTAATGATTTTTCAGTTTATTTACAAACCTGCACCTGTGGTTATTGACAACACTTCTGTTGACAATGTGGCTTCCGTTGATAAAGCTGACTCGGAAAATTTAAAGGCTGACGTTGTAGAAACTCAAACCAAATCCCTTGAAGGCTCTCACGAAACAGCTGTTAAAAATTTTGAGGTGGAGACCGACAACCTGATAGTTTATTTTAATGAAAATACAGGCAATATTAATAGTGTAAGAATTAAAAACTTTGAGCATGCAGGCATAGCCCCTCAATTTCAAGCTGAAAAAGGGGACTATTTAAAAGTAAACACACTCAATGTAAAACCTACAAAAAGTAAAATATATAATAATGGTGATAAAAAGATTGTGGAATTTGACTATGAAAAGAATAATGTGATTGTCTCCAGACAATACATTATAGACCAATCTTATCTGATAACAGTAAAAGAATCTTTGGCCAACATATCTGACAGCTCAATAAGATTACCCTATGATGTTGCTATCGGACCAGGGTTAGGTCAAGGTTTTGTTGACAGCAAATATTTATTCTCAGGGCCAATGGCTTACGACGGTAAAAAGGTTAAGCAACAAAAACCTAACAAAATCGATAAAGATATCGAAGTAAAAGATGCCGAATGGCTTGGATATACTTCCAAATATTTCGCATTCATAAAAGTCAATACTGATGTAAAAAATGCAATCTTTAAAAAATATAATGATTCCGCCATAGTTAAAAGCAGCGCTGAAATTATACTAAATCCAAAATCCAAAGATGAAAAAAGTTTTATACTCTTTGTAGGACCAAAGAAATACGATTTGCTGTCATCATACGGTTATGATTTGGAAAAAAGTATCGACTTCGGAGTATTCTCTTTCCTTGCCATCCCAATGTTAAAAGTCATGAATATCTTTTACGGAGCAACCAAAAATTATGGATGGGCAATAATACTTTTAACAATCATAATTAAAATCATCACATACCCTTTAACATACAAAAGTATGTCATCAATGAAGAAAATGAAAGATTTGCAACCGAAGATGACTGAAATTAAAGAAAAATTTAAGGGTGATGCACAAAAGATGAATGCAGCCATGATGGAGTTATACAAAAAGCACGGTGTAAATCCTATGGGCGGATGCTTGCCTATGCTTATTCAGATTCCAATTTTCTTCGCTCTTTACAAAGCACTGTTGGTCTCAATCGAATTAAAAGGAGCCCCTTTTATCTTCTGGCTTGCTGACTTGTCTGAAAAAGACCCTTACTACATAACCCCGATATTAATGGGTGCTTCTATGTTTTTCCAGCAAAAGCTCACTCCTGCTGCAGGCGACCCGATTCAGCAGAAACTGTTTCTTTTTATGCCGGTAATATTTACATTTATGTTTTTGAACTTTCCTTCAGGACTTGTAATCTACTGGTTGACAAACAATATTTTATCAATCGGACAGCAAATTATTATTAACAAAAAAACTGCGTGA
- the yidD gene encoding membrane protein insertion efficiency factor YidD, which yields MTFAKTISNYLKKFLILTIDFYSYAISPFLGRNCRYHPSCSQYAKEAIAKKGVVIGLIMSVYRILRCNPFSKGGFDPVK from the coding sequence ATGACATTCGCGAAGACTATCTCGAATTACTTAAAAAAATTTCTGATTCTGACAATTGATTTTTACAGTTATGCAATTTCACCTTTTCTCGGAAGAAATTGCAGATACCATCCATCTTGCTCTCAATACGCGAAAGAAGCCATCGCAAAAAAAGGGGTTGTTATTGGACTGATAATGTCCGTGTATCGTATTTTACGCTGTAACCCCTTTAGTAAGGGAGGATTTGACCCGGTCAAATGA
- the rnpA gene encoding ribonuclease P protein component, whose protein sequence is MDLSFKKAEKLRKNSEYLKVYRQGKKHHGRYLLIYVIFKSEYIRKAGFVVSKKVSKKAVIRNKLKRQLREIYRINKHILPENISIITIAKPDILKADYNDIREDYLELLKKISDSDN, encoded by the coding sequence ATGGACCTGTCTTTTAAAAAGGCAGAAAAGCTTAGAAAAAATAGTGAATATTTAAAAGTTTACAGGCAGGGGAAAAAGCACCACGGGCGGTATCTTTTAATATATGTAATTTTTAAAAGTGAGTATATCCGCAAAGCTGGTTTTGTTGTTAGCAAGAAAGTCAGCAAGAAGGCGGTCATACGAAATAAATTAAAAAGACAGTTAAGAGAGATATACCGGATTAATAAGCATATCCTGCCTGAAAACATCTCTATTATTACGATAGCTAAACCTGATATACTTAAGGCTGATTATAATGACATTCGCGAAGACTATCTCGAATTACTTAAAAAAATTTCTGATTCTGACAATTGA
- the rpmH gene encoding 50S ribosomal protein L34: protein MRTMKKPSNIKRKRTHGFRARMKTRGGRLVLKRRRAKGRKRLAI from the coding sequence ATGCGCACGATGAAAAAACCTAGCAATATTAAAAGAAAGCGCACTCATGGTTTTAGAGCTAGGATGAAAACTCGCGGTGGCAGACTTGTTTTAAAAAGAAGAAGAGCTAAGGGCAGAAAAAGATTAGCTATCTAA
- a CDS encoding peptidoglycan DD-metalloendopeptidase family protein — protein sequence MKAKKPKKNEKLSILIFKENDYSKVYKKKVNTSIIKYTLYSLAIFFIVSSASFYFLFNLYSEREQMLAYGKENELLKLKIAEYRNQIDKINERIVYLDQLENKVRDLSKVVAESDTQLAIGGKEVDLSKDLSAVSKRKEKQYFEDLNETLASLSTKLQERENSLSELVDMLEEQRLFYLSTPSILPVNGWISSKFGYRISPFTGRRVFHEGIDIASMYGSDVKATANGLVIFAGYKPGYGNMVSIDHGFGFVTRYGHNSKLLVKVGDRVSKGDVIAKVGSSGKSTGPHCHYEVLVNGVPVNPLKFVADLEEQK from the coding sequence ATGAAAGCTAAAAAACCAAAAAAGAACGAAAAACTTTCGATTCTGATTTTTAAAGAGAATGACTATTCAAAAGTATACAAAAAAAAGGTCAACACTTCTATCATTAAATATACTTTATACTCTTTGGCAATATTTTTTATCGTATCTTCTGCATCTTTCTACTTTTTGTTTAACCTCTATTCGGAAAGGGAGCAGATGCTTGCCTACGGGAAAGAGAATGAATTATTAAAGTTAAAAATAGCAGAATACAGAAACCAGATAGACAAGATAAATGAAAGAATAGTTTATCTTGACCAATTGGAAAATAAAGTAAGAGACCTTTCAAAAGTAGTTGCCGAATCGGACACACAGCTTGCTATCGGCGGAAAAGAAGTTGACCTTTCAAAAGATTTGTCCGCTGTCTCCAAAAGAAAGGAAAAGCAATACTTTGAAGATTTGAATGAAACACTCGCATCCTTATCAACTAAGTTGCAAGAAAGGGAAAATAGTCTTTCGGAATTGGTTGATATGCTTGAAGAACAAAGACTTTTTTACTTATCTACCCCTTCAATCTTACCGGTAAATGGTTGGATATCGAGCAAATTCGGCTACAGGATATCCCCTTTTACAGGTAGAAGAGTATTTCACGAAGGGATAGATATCGCTTCAATGTATGGCAGTGATGTAAAAGCTACCGCAAACGGGCTTGTAATTTTTGCGGGATATAAACCGGGATACGGAAATATGGTATCAATAGATCATGGATTTGGTTTTGTGACAAGATACGGTCATAACAGCAAACTCCTTGTTAAGGTTGGTGACAGAGTCAGCAAAGGTGATGTAATTGCAAAAGTGGGAAGCTCCGGCAAAAGTACCGGCCCTCACTGTCATTACGAGGTTTTGGTTAACGGAGTACCGGTTAACCCGCTAAAGTTTGTGGCTGATCTTGAAGAACAAAAATAA
- a CDS encoding proline--tRNA ligase, whose product MRLSQYYIPTLRETPSDAEVISHKLMLRAGMIKKAAAGIYSYLPLGLRVIRKVENIVRKYMNEAGAIETLMPAVVPAELWKESGRWFVYGKELLRIKDRHDREFCFGPTHEEVITDIVRNDIKSYKQLPINLYQIQTKFRDEIRPRFGLMRGREFIMKDAYSFDVDNEGAEISYNKMKEAYCKIFEACGLKYRMVDADSGAIGGSFSHEFMVLADTGEDFVISCDNCSYSANIEKAVVVDTPFENKEQLSEIEKKYTPGQKTVEDVANFLNLPTSKIVKTMILKVDEEIVAVMIRGDHELNLPKVKNFLGGSIIEFAGKEDIENVSNGPVGYSGPIGLKCKIYADNSIKYLKNYVVGGNEKDLHLLNVNHDRDFKVDAFGDFRNATPGDICPECQKGNFQITKGIEVGHIFKLGTKYSDSMNCMFLDKDGKPKPMVMGCYGIGIGRTAAASIEQNHDEKGIIWPVQLAPFEIVVVPVNTNDEEVTKTADNIYNTLLNKGIDACIDDRNERAGVKFNDADLIGYPLRINVGKKTLAEGCIEIYIRKTGELIKVNTDEACEKAFEILEELKIK is encoded by the coding sequence ATGAGATTGTCACAATATTATATACCAACACTAAGAGAGACACCGTCTGACGCTGAAGTTATCAGCCATAAGCTTATGCTAAGAGCGGGAATGATAAAAAAAGCTGCTGCTGGAATTTATTCCTATCTTCCACTGGGTTTAAGAGTTATCAGAAAAGTGGAAAATATTGTCAGGAAATATATGAACGAAGCCGGTGCTATCGAGACCCTTATGCCTGCAGTTGTACCTGCTGAATTGTGGAAGGAATCCGGCCGATGGTTTGTTTATGGAAAAGAATTATTAAGAATTAAAGACCGACATGACAGGGAGTTTTGTTTTGGCCCTACACATGAAGAGGTAATTACAGACATTGTGCGCAACGATATCAAATCATACAAACAACTCCCGATAAATCTTTACCAAATCCAGACAAAATTTAGAGATGAAATCAGACCTCGATTCGGCCTCATGAGAGGTAGAGAATTTATAATGAAGGATGCTTATTCATTTGACGTTGACAATGAAGGGGCAGAAATCAGCTACAATAAAATGAAAGAAGCTTATTGTAAAATTTTTGAGGCTTGTGGCTTGAAATATCGTATGGTTGATGCCGACAGTGGAGCAATAGGGGGCTCATTTTCCCACGAGTTTATGGTGTTGGCCGATACAGGGGAAGATTTTGTAATCTCATGTGATAATTGCAGCTACTCTGCAAACATTGAAAAAGCTGTAGTTGTTGATACACCTTTTGAAAATAAAGAGCAACTATCAGAAATCGAAAAAAAATACACACCTGGGCAAAAAACTGTAGAAGACGTTGCAAATTTTTTAAATTTGCCCACAAGTAAAATTGTCAAAACGATGATATTAAAAGTAGATGAAGAAATTGTAGCAGTCATGATTCGCGGTGACCATGAGCTTAATCTTCCAAAAGTGAAAAATTTCTTAGGCGGCTCGATAATTGAGTTTGCAGGAAAAGAGGACATCGAAAACGTATCAAACGGACCTGTCGGATATTCAGGCCCTATAGGGCTTAAATGTAAAATTTATGCTGACAATTCTATTAAATACTTAAAAAATTATGTTGTCGGCGGAAATGAAAAAGATTTGCACTTACTAAACGTAAACCATGATAGGGATTTTAAGGTTGATGCATTCGGTGATTTCAGAAACGCAACACCCGGAGATATTTGTCCGGAATGTCAAAAAGGTAACTTTCAGATAACTAAAGGGATAGAGGTAGGCCATATCTTCAAACTTGGCACCAAATACTCAGATAGCATGAATTGCATGTTTTTGGATAAAGACGGGAAGCCAAAACCTATGGTTATGGGATGTTACGGAATCGGGATAGGCAGGACTGCTGCTGCTTCGATAGAACAAAATCATGATGAAAAAGGGATAATATGGCCGGTGCAGCTTGCTCCATTTGAAATAGTCGTTGTTCCTGTAAATACAAATGATGAAGAAGTCACAAAAACTGCCGATAATATATATAACACTCTATTGAATAAAGGTATTGACGCTTGCATAGATGATAGAAACGAAAGGGCAGGAGTTAAGTTTAACGATGCTGACCTTATAGGGTATCCGTTAAGAATTAATGTTGGCAAAAAAACTCTTGCAGAAGGTTGCATAGAAATATATATCAGAAAAACAGGTGAGCTTATAAAAGTCAATACAGATGAAGCGTGCGAAAAAGCATTTGAAATATTAGAGGAGCTGAAAATTAAATAA